From a region of the Pseudomonadales bacterium genome:
- a CDS encoding phenylacetate--CoA ligase family protein encodes MHPALVRHLIYPLHERLCKRSTFSYLRDLEASQSLSRAEVEALQLRKLAALLRVCRDHSPWHAERIAAAGVAAGDETSIGFDDLRRLPLMDKADASANRERIVWHGVPGGAFRYTTGGSSGAPLIFYYGRDRQAADAASRMRARRWWGIEVGEPEVFLWGAPVELSKNDRIKRLRDRLVNQLLLNAFEMSAAAMDDYIEAIRSYRPTCIYGYASSLALLASHAEARGKSLRVPSLKVVCTTGESLFPDQRDIIGRVFGVPVANEYGARDCGLMAHESPAGQMLVMSESILLEVLDPDGQPVVPGQTGEAVVTGLCSRAQPFIRYRTGDMVTLSDQPCAGGRGLHVIETVQGRKTDFVIRSDGTVMHALAIIYVLREMNEVAQFKFIQHELRRAEALVVPRGDWNEAATQRVVAGVQARLGADCAVEVTLMDAIAPEASGKYRYVVSHAKLPF; translated from the coding sequence TTGCATCCCGCCCTGGTGCGACACCTCATCTATCCCCTGCACGAACGCCTGTGCAAGCGCTCCACCTTCAGTTATCTGCGCGACCTGGAGGCGAGCCAGTCGCTGAGCCGGGCGGAGGTCGAGGCGCTGCAGCTGCGCAAATTGGCTGCGTTGCTGCGTGTCTGTCGTGACCACAGCCCCTGGCATGCCGAGCGTATCGCGGCGGCCGGGGTGGCCGCCGGTGATGAGACGAGCATCGGTTTCGACGACCTGCGGCGGCTGCCGCTGATGGACAAGGCCGATGCCAGCGCGAACCGAGAGCGCATCGTCTGGCACGGCGTGCCGGGTGGCGCCTTCCGCTACACCACGGGGGGCTCCAGTGGTGCTCCGCTGATCTTCTACTACGGCCGGGATCGGCAGGCAGCCGATGCCGCCAGCCGGATGCGGGCGCGGCGCTGGTGGGGCATCGAGGTTGGCGAACCCGAGGTTTTCCTCTGGGGGGCGCCGGTCGAGCTGAGCAAGAACGACCGCATCAAGCGCCTGCGTGACCGCCTGGTGAACCAGTTGCTGCTGAATGCGTTCGAGATGTCGGCGGCGGCAATGGATGACTACATCGAGGCCATTCGCAGCTATCGGCCGACCTGCATCTACGGCTATGCCAGCAGCCTGGCGCTGCTCGCATCGCACGCCGAGGCGCGCGGCAAGTCGCTGCGGGTGCCATCGCTGAAGGTCGTCTGCACTACCGGAGAGTCTTTGTTTCCTGACCAGCGCGACATCATCGGGCGTGTGTTCGGCGTGCCTGTGGCCAACGAATACGGCGCGCGCGACTGTGGGCTGATGGCGCACGAATCACCGGCCGGACAGATGCTGGTGATGAGCGAGAGCATCCTGCTGGAGGTGCTGGACCCCGATGGGCAGCCAGTGGTGCCGGGGCAGACCGGCGAGGCCGTGGTCACTGGCCTTTGCTCGCGGGCGCAGCCATTCATCCGTTATCGAACCGGCGATATGGTCACCTTGTCCGACCAGCCCTGTGCCGGCGGGCGCGGCTTGCACGTGATCGAAACCGTGCAGGGGCGCAAGACCGATTTCGTGATTCGTTCCGACGGCACAGTGATGCATGCCCTGGCGATCATCTACGTCTTGCGCGAGATGAACGAGGTCGCCCAGTTCAAGTTCATCCAGCACGAGCTGCGCCGTGCCGAGGCGCTGGTGGTGCCGCGTGGTGACTGGAACGAGGCAGCCACGCAGCGCGTGGTCGCTGGCGTGCAGGCACGTCTTGGCGCGGACTGTGCCGTCGAGGTCACGCTGATGGATGCGATTGCCCCGGAAGCGTCCGGCAAGTATCGCTACGTGGTCAGCCACGCGAAGCTGCCATTCTGA